In Acinonyx jubatus isolate Ajub_Pintada_27869175 chromosome A3, VMU_Ajub_asm_v1.0, whole genome shotgun sequence, a genomic segment contains:
- the WDCP gene encoding WD repeat and coiled-coil-containing protein, which produces MELGKGRLLRTGLNALYQAVHPVHGLVWTNGNQVVLTDLQLHSGEARFGDSEVIGQFEHVYGVSWAPPGTADMPALLAVQHKKRVIVWQLCPSSTGTNKRLMSQTCEIRESLPVLPQGCVWHPESAVLAVLTAQRVSVFHSVHCDSSRVNADIDTQGLIHCASWTQDGQRLVVAVGSSLHSYIWDSAQKTLHRCSFHPVFDVDSSVRSIRATVDSQVAVATELPLDKICGLNASEIFDVPPSGEDPCLCTFPVIDEVPTGGKGAVASKTSVETSVSPLSSFSDPLDLTHLHFNTSKSEGSSLICLRKKDYLTGTGMDSSHLVLVTFEKEVTQTRKVTIPGILVPDLITFDLKAQVVAVASNTSNIIFIYSVIRSFIPNIQQIQLEKSERPKGMCFLTEKLLLILVGRQKSTDSAFLPSSKTDQYIIRLIVREVTLEKELPVTSSENQSGYSTFSTPLSKIDRKKLLESLSPDLCHQNRGLFTSDSRSQCERPGRTLIEEIRSPPSSICDGSIALKTLDAEPVNRSVTPPRSSSTPDHTSTPEPPNLPQSKNSQKEKETYRLSKEMEILSRTLTEVQRCLSELTDALHNGKKSSPVYPLSRDLPYVHITYQKSHYVGPVVEKRAVLLCNGKLRLSTVQQTFGLSLIEMLHDSHWILLCADSEGFIPLTFTTTQEITIRDGSSNVFRDSASES; this is translated from the exons ATGGAGTTGGGAAAAGGAAGACTTCTCAGGACTGGGCTGAATGCATTGTATCAGGCAGTACACCCTGTTCATGGCCTTGTCTGGACTAATGGGAACCAGGTAGTCCTGACTGATTTACAGCTTCACAGTGGAGAGGCCAGGTTTGGGGACTCAGAGGTCATTGGACAGTTTGAACATGTGTATGGAGTGTCTTGGGCCCCACCTGGCACAGCTGACATGCCTGCTCTGCTCGCTGTGCAGCACAAAAAGCGTGTCATTGTGTGGCAGCTATGTCCCAGCAGTACCGGGACGAACAAACGGCTGATGTCTCAGACCTGTGAGATTAGAGAATcactccctgtccttccccaggGCTGTGTGTGGCATCCAGAAAGTGCTGTCCTGGCTGTGTTGACTGCGCAGCGTGTCTCCGTTTTCCACAGTGTTCACTGCGACAGTTCCCGGGTGAACGCGGACATTGACACCCAGGGCCTCATTCACTGTGCGTCTTGGACCCAGGATGGCCAGAGGCTGGTGGTGGCAGTTGGCAGCAGCCTGCATTCCTACATTTGGGACAGTGCTCAGAAGACTCTTCACAGGTGCTCCTTCCACCCAGTGTTTGATGTGGACAGCTCTGTGCGCTCCATCAGAGCCACCGTGGACTCACAGGTCGCTGTAGCCACTGAGCTCCCACTAGATAAGATCTGTGGCTTAAATGCATCTGAAATCTTTGATGTTCCACCTAGCGGTGAAGACCCTTGTCTGTGTACTTTCCCAGTTATTGATGAAGTACCCACCGGGGGTAAGGGGGCAGTTGCTTCTAAAACAAGTGTTGAAACATCAgtttctcccctttcttccttttcagatcCTCTGGATCTAACTCATTTGCATTTCAATACGTCAAAGTCTGAGGGTAGTTCTCTTATTTGtctaagaaaaaaagactacTTGACAGGAACTGGCATGGATTCTTCACATCTGGTCCTTGTGACCTTTGAGAAGGAGGTTACGCAGACCAGAAAAGTCACCATTCCAGGCATTCTGGTTCCTGATCTAATAACATTTGATCTTAAAGCTCAGGTGGTAGCAGTGGCTTCTAATACTtccaatataatttttatctattctgtcaTCCGATCGTTTATACCAAACATCCAGCAGATTCAACTTGAGAAAAGTGAAAGACCAAAAGGTATGTGTTTCTTGACAGAgaagttattattaattttggtTGGAAGACAAAAATCCACTGATTCAGCATTTCTTCCCTCTTCAAAGACTGATCAGTATATCATTCGTTTGATTGTTAGAGAAGTAACATTGGAAAAAGAATTGCCAGTAACATCGAGTGAAAACCAGAGTGGATACTCTACTTTCAGTACTCCATTAAGTAAAATAGACAGAAAAAAGCTACTTGAAAGTCTTTCCCCAGATTTGTGTCACCAAAACAGAGGGCTCTTCACATCTGACAGCCGTAGTCAATGCGAAAGGCCTGGAAGAACCCTTATTGAAGAAATCAGGAGCCCTCCAAGCAGTATCTGTGATGGCTCCATAGCTCTCAAAACTCTAGATGCTGAGCCCGTTAACCGCTCAGTAACACCACCCAGGTCCAGCAGCACACCAGACCACACCAGCACTCCGGAACCTCCTAATTTGCCTCAAAGCAAGAActcacagaaggaaaaggaaacttaTCGACTGTCTaaggaaatggaaattttgtCTAGGACCCTGACTGAAGTGCAGCGATGTCTTTCTGAACTCACAGACGCTCTACATAATGGGAAGAAGTCCTCTCCTGTGTATCCACTGTCTCGGGATCTGCCTTACGTGCACATCACTTACCAG AAATCTCATTATGTAGGTCCTGTTGTTGAAAAAAGAGCTGTGCTTCTCTGCAATGGCAAACTAAGGCTCAGTACAGTTCAGCAGACTTTTGGCCTCTCTCTTATTGAAATGCTCCATG